Proteins from a single region of Calypte anna isolate BGI_N300 chromosome 26, bCalAnn1_v1.p, whole genome shotgun sequence:
- the LOC103533682 gene encoding apoptosis facilitator Bcl-2-like protein 14 isoform X1 codes for MESNVRALPSGTSRWDAGMQTSSKILSLDRQGAKKVLEIYVKRSLSCCESSLGARRKHQEGARRSGGKAEGPQRSKSDFYKYSCARSSRRKDREEEPKALDPDEGLDDESKAPRKVPKEKRKPKRKSSKNDSQRSWFKSFLNFLFKKSPEEQKENPGQKAKGKDAKGPQSSEPDGNKKPGVDSNTCPALSRTPKRRPSLKKVFSFKKNAEEEGGDPTAGTRAKRPNCLPLHHGLVPSHPADEEQPYSYYTQVSEEIELMVQGREHQGSRGFGEQSQPPSPNGVDEAIRRIVALLQSAGDELDRQVKEDAQLWKFFRDMSYSSFKDLADAYVQREVTASRTNADPQEIQFAYAVHFTALVAGICNQTLNRIMGFGTCYLEESFAPLSYSKILQNREVFSTDNSESPD; via the exons caaCGTGCGGGCTCTGCCCAGCGGGACGTCCCGGTGGGATGCGGGGATGCAGACATCAAGCAAGATCCTCTCCCTGGACAGGCAAGGAGCCAAGAAAGTCCTGGAAATCTATGTCAAACGttccctgagctgctgtgagAGCTCTCTGGGGGCCAGGAGGAAGCATCAGGAAGGAGCCAGAAGGTCagggggaaaggcagaggggCCACAACGCTCGAAAAGTGATTTCTACAAATATTCCTGtgccagaagcagcaggaggaaggacaGGGAGGAAGAACCCAAAGCATTGGACCCAGATGAGGGTTTGGATGATGAGAGCAAAGCTCCCCGGAAGGTCCctaaagagaagaggaagccCAAGAGGAAAAGCTCTAAAAATGATTCCCAACGCAGCTGGTTCAAAAGTTTCTTAAATTTCCTCTTCAAGAAGAGTCCcgaggagcagaaggaaaacccagggcaaaaagcaaagggaaaagatgCCAAAGGTCCTCAGAGCTCGGAACCAGATGGGAATAAAAAACCTGGAGTGGACTCAAACACAtgcccagccctgagcagaaCCCCAAAGAGGAGACCCAGCCTCAAGAAGGTTTTCTCCTTCAAGAAGaatgcagaggaggaggggggagacCCAACAGCTGGGACCAGGGCCAAGAGACCCAACTGCCTCCCCCTGCACCATGGGCTGGTACCATCCCATCCAG cagaTGAGGAGCAGCCCTACAGTTACTACACACAAGTCTCAGAAGAGATCGAGCTGAtggtgcagggcagggagcaccAGGGGAGCAGAGGATTTGGGGAGCAGTCACAGCCACCCAGCCCCAACGGGGTCG ATGAAGCCATCAGGAGAATCGTTGCCCTGCTCCAGAGTGCAGGAGATGAGCTGGACAGGCAG GTAAAGGAGGATGCACAGCTATGGAAGTTCTTCAGGGACATGTCCTACAGCTCCTTCAAGGACTTGGCTGATGCCTACGTCCAGAGGGAAGTGACAGCCAGCAGGACCAACGCTGACCCCCAGGAGATCCAGTTTGCCTACGCCGTGCATTTCACAGCCCTGGTAGCAGGAATCTGCAACCAGACACTCAACAGGATCATGGGCTTTGGCACCTGCTACCTGGAAGAGTCATTTGCACCCTTGTCCTACAGCAAAATCCTCCAG AACAGAGAAGTGTTCAGCACAGACAACTCTGAGAGCCCAGACTGA
- the LOC103533684 gene encoding patatin-like phospholipase domain-containing protein 1: MYEAGVFAALKELTPAILQSASKVYGASSGSIIATLTLCGCDADELKQYFFSKVTTSFWGFVPGGRMLKLLKNILNKKLPPNAHELVSGKLHIILTRLWDWRCTVVSEFSSKEDLIQAVICSCFIPLYFGLMPPLYRGVRYVDGELAMWQADFVSQNTITISAFAGEYDICPKEGPAAFLNFQISDCILLISKRNLSRIMCLLQFPPSQVSCSSRYPEP; encoded by the exons ATGTATGAAGCAGGAGTGTTTGCTGCTTTGAAGGAACTGACACCTGCCATCCTGCAGTCTGCATCCAAGGTTTATGGAGCATCTTCAGGATCAATTATAGCTACATTAACACTGTGTGGCTGTGATGCAG ATGAGTTGAAACAGTACTTCTTCAGCAAGGTAACCACTAGTTTCTGGGGGTTTGTACCTGGTGGAAGAATGCTGAAATTATTAAAGAATATCTTAAACAAAAAACTGCCTCCAAACGCCCATGAGCTGGTGTCTGGGAAGCTCCACATCATCCTCACCCGACTGTGGGACTGGAGGTGCACAGTGGTTTCAGAGTTTTCCTCCAAGGAGGATCTGATCCAG GCAGTGATCTGCAGCTGCTTCATCCCTTTGTATTTTGGGTTGATGCCTCCTCTGTACCGTGGGGTG cGTTATGTTGATGGGGAGCTGGCCATGTGGCAGGCTGACTTTGTGTCCCAGAACACAATCACCATCTCTGCCTTTGCTGGTGAATATGACATCTGTCCCAAGGAGGGCCCAGCTGCCTTCCTCAACTTCCAAATCTCTGACTGCATTTTGCTGATCTCCAAAAGGAACCTCAGCCGCATTATGTGCCTTCTGCAGTTTCCCCCAAGCCAGGTAAGCTGCTCCTCTAGGTACCCAGAGCCATGA
- the LOC103533682 gene encoding apoptosis facilitator Bcl-2-like protein 14 isoform X2: MESNVRALPSGTSRWDAGMQTSSKILSLDRQGAKKVLEIYVKRSLSCCESSLGARRKHQEGARRSGGKAEGPQRSKSDFYKYSCARSSRRKDREEEPKALDPDEGLDDESKAPRKVPKEKRKPKRKSSKNDSQRSWFKSFLNFLFKKSPEEQKENPGQKAKGKDAKGPQSSEPDGNKKPGVDSNTCPALSRTPKRRPSLKKVFSFKKNAEEEGGDPTAGTRAKRPNCLPLHHGLVPSHPDEEQPYSYYTQVSEEIELMVQGREHQGSRGFGEQSQPPSPNGVDEAIRRIVALLQSAGDELDRQVKEDAQLWKFFRDMSYSSFKDLADAYVQREVTASRTNADPQEIQFAYAVHFTALVAGICNQTLNRIMGFGTCYLEESFAPLSYSKILQNREVFSTDNSESPD; the protein is encoded by the exons caaCGTGCGGGCTCTGCCCAGCGGGACGTCCCGGTGGGATGCGGGGATGCAGACATCAAGCAAGATCCTCTCCCTGGACAGGCAAGGAGCCAAGAAAGTCCTGGAAATCTATGTCAAACGttccctgagctgctgtgagAGCTCTCTGGGGGCCAGGAGGAAGCATCAGGAAGGAGCCAGAAGGTCagggggaaaggcagaggggCCACAACGCTCGAAAAGTGATTTCTACAAATATTCCTGtgccagaagcagcaggaggaaggacaGGGAGGAAGAACCCAAAGCATTGGACCCAGATGAGGGTTTGGATGATGAGAGCAAAGCTCCCCGGAAGGTCCctaaagagaagaggaagccCAAGAGGAAAAGCTCTAAAAATGATTCCCAACGCAGCTGGTTCAAAAGTTTCTTAAATTTCCTCTTCAAGAAGAGTCCcgaggagcagaaggaaaacccagggcaaaaagcaaagggaaaagatgCCAAAGGTCCTCAGAGCTCGGAACCAGATGGGAATAAAAAACCTGGAGTGGACTCAAACACAtgcccagccctgagcagaaCCCCAAAGAGGAGACCCAGCCTCAAGAAGGTTTTCTCCTTCAAGAAGaatgcagaggaggaggggggagacCCAACAGCTGGGACCAGGGCCAAGAGACCCAACTGCCTCCCCCTGCACCATGGGCTGGTACCATCCCATCCAG aTGAGGAGCAGCCCTACAGTTACTACACACAAGTCTCAGAAGAGATCGAGCTGAtggtgcagggcagggagcaccAGGGGAGCAGAGGATTTGGGGAGCAGTCACAGCCACCCAGCCCCAACGGGGTCG ATGAAGCCATCAGGAGAATCGTTGCCCTGCTCCAGAGTGCAGGAGATGAGCTGGACAGGCAG GTAAAGGAGGATGCACAGCTATGGAAGTTCTTCAGGGACATGTCCTACAGCTCCTTCAAGGACTTGGCTGATGCCTACGTCCAGAGGGAAGTGACAGCCAGCAGGACCAACGCTGACCCCCAGGAGATCCAGTTTGCCTACGCCGTGCATTTCACAGCCCTGGTAGCAGGAATCTGCAACCAGACACTCAACAGGATCATGGGCTTTGGCACCTGCTACCTGGAAGAGTCATTTGCACCCTTGTCCTACAGCAAAATCCTCCAG AACAGAGAAGTGTTCAGCACAGACAACTCTGAGAGCCCAGACTGA
- the PNPLA1 gene encoding patatin-like phospholipase domain-containing protein 1, translating to MAEEDPRGSSTRFSLSFSGSGFLALYQVGVVQSLLELAPELLKSACKVYGSSAGSLIAAAVVCGINIDDLKEFFFAIATDVKKTILGPLSPKCSLLASIRTVLQRMLPEDSYQLASGRLHISLTRVVDGQNVMASEFSSKEELIQALLCSCFLPIYCGFIPPSYRGVRYVDGGFTGLQPVSSLEEAVITVSPFTGELDICPRDCPAIFFCFQIFNGSIQISIENLCRISYALFPPSTMVLNDILSQGYQDTALFLYRNNAFGFNYFDGNFRFASMCGKNDSSPGKRTFTGLYKKVPQCLAPCFLPGLALWRKEQLAGLQDPLSRFLLQPYRLPAFLRKGLKKLWGLLEDISSLAKQFQKGLQTMVPALLKRAMARR from the exons ATGGCTGAGGAGGATCCCCGGGGTTCCAGCACCcgtttctccctctccttttcagGCAGTGGCTTTCTTGCCCTCTACCAGGTCGGGGTGGTGCAGTCTCTCCTGGAGTTGGCTCCTGAGCTCCTCAAATCTGCCTGCAAGGTCTATGGCTCCTCCGCTGGTTCCCTCATCGCCGCCGCCGTGGTGTGTGGCATCAACATTG ATGACCTGAAGGAATTCTTCTTTGCTATTGCAACTGATGTCAAGAAAACCATCCTGGGCCCTCTGTCTCCCAAGTGCAGCTTGCTGGCCAGCATCAGGACTGTTCTGCAGAGGATGCTGCCAGAGGACTCCTACCAGCTGGCTTCAGGAAGGCTCCACATCTCACTGACACGGGTGGTGGATGGCCAGAATGTCATGGCCTCTGAGTTCAGCTCAAAAGAGGAACTCATTCAG gctctcctctgcagctgctttcttccTATCTACTGTGGCTTCATCCCTCCATCCTACAGAGGTGTG AGGTACGTGGATGGAGGATTCACTGGCCTGCAGCCCGTTTCCAGCTTGGAGGAAGCTGTGATCACCGTGTCCCCGTTCACCGGCGAGCTCGATATCTGCCCCAGGGATTGTCCCGCGATCTTCTTCTGTTTCCAGATCTTCAATGGCAGCATCCAGATCTCCATAGAGAACCTCTGCAGGATTAGCTATGCTCTCTTTCCACCCAGCACCATG GTCCTGAACGACATTTTAAGCCAAGGCTACCAGGACACTGCCCTTTTCCTCTACAGGAACA ATGCTTTTGGCTTCAACTACTTTGATGGCAATTTCCGCTTCGCCAGCATGTGCGGGAAGAACGACTCCAGCCCGGGCAAGAGGACGTTCACTGGGCTGTACAAGAAGGTGCCACAGTGCCTGGCTCCTTGCTTCCTGCCAG GATTGGCTCtgtggaggaaggagcagctggCTGGACTGCAAGATCCACTGTCAAGATTCCTGTTGCAACCCTACAGGCTGCCAGCTTTCCTCAGGAAGGG GCTGAAGAAGCTGTGGGGGCTGCTGGAAGACATCAGCTCCCTGGCAAAACAGTTCCAGAAAGGCCTCCAAACCATGGTGCCTGCTTTGCTGAAGAGAGCCATGGCCAGGAGGTGA